Proteins encoded together in one Bactrocera neohumeralis isolate Rockhampton chromosome 4, APGP_CSIRO_Bneo_wtdbg2-racon-allhic-juicebox.fasta_v2, whole genome shotgun sequence window:
- the LOC126757203 gene encoding putative inorganic phosphate cotransporter has product MEKCAKYEREEKASFFGARHVQCFMIFIGLTVAFAQRVNFSVAIVAMTDRNATNPDFEEYAWSEQTKSYLLSGFFWGYFVTQIPGGQLAHKYGGKIMLLLSLGLSSILCMLTPLTARLGDWKLVFALRVVQGLIQGCIFPSTHTLLSKWVPPEERGSIGTFCYTGVQFGSVLMMGISGTIASSSLGWPGIFYISGLISLLYAVMWYFVGASEPSDYKWISAEEKLYIQSALVTSTKPEEEHVPTKTPWVKILTSVPFLVILIAQSTFAWGFWTMLIQIPSYMKNILKQDIKSNAVMSALPYLVNMFLTFGFCGLNNFLIKRNLISIRTSRKLFNTIGFWVPVLPLILLGYLREDQSSLAVGLLVILIGVNSAAYLGFLTNHIDLSPNFAGILMGVANCMANLMGVVAPLLVGFIVTDSKNVNQWRIIFNITAALYFIGNLLFILFGQVKIQKWNYPKEAEQQRDHIKFEPVNVEKEVY; this is encoded by the exons ATGGAGAAATGTGCGAAATATGAAAGAGAAGAAAAAG CTTCATTCTTTGGCGCTCGTCATGTGCAGTGTTTCATGATTTTCATCGGTCTAACAGTGGCTTTCGCGCAACGAGTTAATTTTTCCGTGGCAATTGTGGCAATGACGGACCGGAATGCAACAAATCCGGATTTTGAG GAGTACGCATGGTCGGAGCAAACAAAATCATATCTGCTAAGCGGTTTCTTCTGGGGCTACTTCGTGACACAAATACCTGGCGGTCAGTTGGCGCATAAATATGGCGGTAAAATTATGTTGCTCCTAAGTTTGGGCCTCAGCAGTATTTTGTGCATGCTCACACCGCTGACAGCGCGCTTAGGCGATTGGAAATTGGTCTTTGCATTGCGTGTGGTGCAAGGCTTGatacagggttgcattttccCCTCTACACACACGCTACTCTCCAAGTGGGTGCCACCCGAGGAACGCGGTTCGATCGGCACCTTCTGCTATACGGGCGTACAATTCGGTAGCGTCCTAATGATGGGCATCAGCGGTACTATAGCGTCGTCGTCATTAGGCTGGCCTGGCATTTTCTACATTTCCGGTTTGATAAGTTTATTGTATGCTGTTATGTGGTACTTTGTGGGCGCCAGCGAACCTAGTGACTACAAATGGATATCTGCCGAAGAGAAATTATACATTCAATCAGCATTGGTGACGTCGACTAAACCGGAGGAGGAGCATGTACCAACGAAGACGCCATGGGTTAAAATACTCACCTCGGTACCATTCTTAGTCATTCTAATCGCACAGAGCACATTCGCTTGGGGCTTCTGGACTATGCTCATACAAATTCCATCATATATGAAGAATATACTGAAACAGGATATCAAAAGCAATGCTGTCATGTCGGCGCTACCGTACCTGGTTAATATGTTCCTGACCTTTGGGTTTTGTGGCCTAAATAATTTCCTTATCAAACGAAATTTGATCAGCATACGCACAAGTCGTAAACTTTTCAATACCATCGGCTTCTGGGTGCCGGTGTTGCCACTCATATTACTGGGTTATTTGCGCGAAGATCAAAGCAGTTTGGCAGTTGGTTTACTTGTCATCTTAATCGGTGTCAATTCAGCAGCTTACTTGGGCTTCTTGACCAATCACATTGATTTGTCGCCCAACTTTGCTGGCATACTAATGGGCGTGGCTAATTGCATGGCAAATTTAATGGGTGTAGTTGCGCCACTGCTGGTGGGCTTCATCGTCACTGATTCG aaaaacgtCAATCAATGGCGCATCATATTCAATATAACCGCTGCGCTTTACTTTATTGGCAATCTGCTATTTATCCTCTTCGGTCAGGTCAAAATTCAGAAATGGAACTATCCCAAAGAGGCGGAACAGCAAAGGGATCATATCAAATTCGAGCCAGTCAATGTGGAGAAAGAAGTCTATTAG
- the LOC126757205 gene encoding putative inorganic phosphate cotransporter, with protein sequence MENKPIDDNKIKAPLFGARHVQCVLIFLGLSAAITQRVNLSVAIVAMMDKNSTNPNFEEYQWSEKTKSYLLSSFFWGYFVTQIPGSQLAHRFGGKITLLLSIVLSGVLALLTPLSVRLGDWPLLFALRLCQGLIQGSIFSSIHTLLSKWIPAEERGSLGTFCYTGLGFGSVLMMLVSGWIASSTFGWPGIFYFTGLFSLIWGFVWYFVGASTPSECKSMTVGERLYIEAAMVTTAKPEHDHATLKTPWLKILTSVPFWVLLLAQSTYAFGYWTLLTQIPSYMKSILGQDIKSSALMASAPYLANMFLTFIFCVLADFLMKRGYTSVNASRKLFNTIGFWVPVVPIILLGYMRADQSELALVLLVIAVGVNTAGNLGFLTNHIDLSPNFAGVLMGIANCAANVMSLSAPLTVGFIVTDAKNVQQWRIVFYIAGGMYFVGNLLFIMFGQTKIQPWNYPKTERNERDHIQFETIKMETEKI encoded by the exons atggaaaataaGCCGATAGATGATAACAAAATTAaag CACCGCTCTTCGGCGCGCGTCATGTACAGTGTGTTCTAATATTTCTGGGACTCTCTGCAGCGATCACGCAACGCGTAAATCTTTCGGTGGCGATAGTGGCAATGATGGATAAGAATTCCACAAACCCCAATTTTGAG GAGTACCAATGGTCCGAGAAGACCAAATCCTACCTGCTCAGCAGTTTCTTTTGGGGATATTTTGTGACACAAATACCGGGCAGTCAATTGGCGCACAGATTTGGTGGTAAAATAACGCTACTACTTAGTATAGTACTAAGTGGCGTCTTGGCTTTACTCACGCCGTTGAGCGTGCGTTTGGGTGATTGGCCACTGCTCTTCGCGCTGCGTTTGTGTCAAGGTCTCATACAGGGTAGTATCTTTTCATCGATACACACACTGCTCTCCAAATGGATACCAGCCGAGGAGCGTGGCTCACTTGGCACCTTTTGCTATACCGGGCTGGGCTTTGGTAGCGTGCTAATGATGTTGGTCAGCGGTTGGATTGCCTCTTCCACCTTCGGCTGGCCGGGCATATTCTATTTCACTGGCTTATTCAGCTTAATTTGGGGTTTCGTTTGGTACTTTGTTGGCGCTAGCACGCCAAGCGAATGCAAATCGATGACTGTGGGGGAGCGTTTGTATATTGAAGCGGCAATGGTGACAACGGCTAAACCGGAGCATGACCATGCAACCTTGAAGACACCATGGTTGAAGATACTCACATCTGTGCCTTTCTGGGTGCTATTGTTGGCACAGAGCACCTACGCTTTTGGCTATTGGACATTGCTGACACAAATCCCTTCATACATGAAGAGCATACTGGGACAGGATATCAAGAGCAGTGCTCTCATGGCCTCAGCACCTTATCTTGCTAATATGTTTTTGacatttatattttgtgttttagcCGACTTTTTGATGAAACGTGGCTACACCAGCGTCAATGCGAGTCGTAAGTTGTTCAACACTATCGGTTTTTGGGTGCCCGTAGTACCGATCATACTACTCGGCTATATGCGCGCCGATCAGAGTGAGTTGGCGCTGGTTTTGCTGGTTATTGCTGTTGGTGTGAATACAGCCGGcaatttggggtttctcaccAATCATATTGATTTATCACCCAATTTTGCTGGTGTCCTTATGGGCATAGCGAATTGTGCGGCAAATGTGATGAGCTTATCGGCCCcattgacggtgggcttcattGTCACAGATGCG AAAAATGTGCAGCAGTGGCGCATTGTCTTCTACATTGCCGGTGGCATGTACTTCGTTGGCAATTTATTGTTCATTATGTTTGGCCAGACGAAAATCCAGCCCTGGAACTATCCTAAAACTGAGCGGAATGAGCGCGATCACATCCAATTTGAAACTATTAAAATGGAGACCGAGAAGATTTGA
- the LOC126757201 gene encoding putative inorganic phosphate cotransporter produces MVLNQSIKEAKLPIFGRRHVQCLLLFFGVSLIYAMRVNLSIAIVAMMDKNASNPDFPEYKWSEQTKSRVISSFFCGYIFTQVPGGNLARRFGGKVMVLFTMTSSSILAILTPLAVSIGDWWLLCVLRFLQGLGQGSTMPAAVTILAKWAPVEERSSLATYLFSGAQFGTVVMLGSSGALASSSLGWPSIYYIPGMCGLCWALIWLWLGASSPRDCKAITLAERNHIETSLNAHKKDDHEHEMPTKVPWRKIITSPPFLALLVAQCGYTWAFWTLLTQIPSYMNSVLHKDIKSNALLSSLPYLTMVILGFICCPFVRAFEESKVVSTTTSRKIFNTIGQWIPVPTFIWLAYVSADESDLAVVLLTVTVAISSITHFGWQVNHIDLSPHFSGTLVGLTNTAANIMSIIAPLVVGYIVTDPTSSQQWRIIFFIAGGYNFIANALFLAFGSAEMQPWHNDEVKVHELQPLNGSSLVTKPADVEKGKEAV; encoded by the exons ATGGTCTTGAACCAGAGCATCAAGGAAGCAAAGC TGCCGATCTTCGGTCGACGTCATGTACAGTGTTTACTGCTCTTCTTTGGCGTCTCGCTCATCTATGCCATGCGCGTCAATTTGTCCATTGCCATTGTGGCGATGATGGATAAGAATGCGTCGAATCCCGATTTTCCT GAATACAAATGGTCGGAGCAAACAAAATCTCGAGTGATAAGCAGTTTCTTCTGCGGCTACATTTTCACACAAGTCCCTGGTGGCAATTTGGCGCGACGTTTCGGTGGCAAGGTAATGGTACTCTTTACGATGACCAGCAGCAGTATATTGGCTATATTGACACCGTTGGCCGTCAGCATAGGCGACTGGTGGTTATTATGTGTGCTACGTTTCCTACAAGGCTTAGGACAGGGTTCGACCATGCCAGCTGCGGTAACAATACTGGCCAAATGGGCGCCAGTTGAGGAACGCAGTTCTTTGGCAACATATCTTTTTTCGGGCGCACAATTCGGCACAGTTGTAATGTTGGGTAGCAGCGGCGCACTGGCCTCCTCCAGCTTAGGTTGGccaagtatttattatataccCGGTATGTGCGGTTTGTGTTGGGCATTAATTTGGCTATGGCTTGGCGCTAGCTCACCTCGAGATTGTAAAGCTATTACCCTTGCTGAACGTAATCACATCGAAACCTCATTGAATGCACACAAGAAAGACGACCACGAACATGAAATGCCCACCAAAGTGCCGTGGCGTAAGATAATCACTTCACCACCATTTTTGGCATTACTAGTGGCACAATGCGGCTACACATGGGCCTTCTGGACTCTGCTCACGCAAATACCATCGTATATGAATAGTGTACTTCACAAAGATATAAAGAGTAATGCGTTACTCTCTTCCCTGCCGTATTTAACGATGGTGATTTTGGGTTTCATTTGTTGTCCCTTCGTGCGTGCTTTCGAGGAGTCAAAAGTCGTTAGCACCACAACTTCgcgcaaaattttcaataccatCGGTCAGTGGATACCCGTACCCACATTCATATGGTTGGCTTACGTGAGCGCAGATGAGAGTGATTTGGCTGTGGTGCTCTTAACGGTAACTGTTGCGATCAGTTCGATAACACATTTTGGCTGGCAGGTGAATCATATTGATCTCTCACCACACTTTTCTGGCACGCTGGTGGGTTTGACAAACACAGCCGCAAATATAATGAGCATCATTGCACCACTGGTCGTCGGATATATCGTGACCGATCCG acAAGTTCGCAACAATGGcgtataatatttttcatcgCTGGCGGCTACAATTTCATTGCGAATGCGCTCTTCCTTGCATTCGGCTCAGCAGAAATGCAACCCTGGCATAATGACGAAGTCAAGGTGCATGAGCTGCAACCACTAAATGGGAGTTCGTTGGTAACGAAACCGGCTGACGTTGAGAAGGGAAAGGAGGctgtttag
- the LOC126757200 gene encoding sialin-like, with translation MFEKRRCSREIVENLSSPVIGVRHMLCLLIFCGLCLVYGMRVNLSMAIVAMMDNTAANPNFPEYAWSEQTKSHILSSFFFGYIFAQVPAGSWARRYGGRLLLFISVSFSSALALLTPLSVSVGDWPLLCALRFCQGLVQGVTYPTIATIMAEWAPIEERSAMLTYCCSGLELGIVMMLASSGMLCSSDWGWPSTFYIPGALGLIWSAIWFIYGASTPGNCKYITLAERTLIATSLKRNMAQNESSKVTHPIPWLKICTSKPFLVLILSQCAYSWCFWTLLTQIPSYIKSILDKDIQSNAIYSALPYLTMLGLSLALCPLASYLEKSKRLNATVSRKIFNTIGQWTPAVTLVYLGFLHTDQADLAIILLTLTVTVSTVTHFGFQANHLDLSPHFAGTLMGIANSASNMMSVIAPLVVGYIVTDTKNLHQWRIIFSLAGGISFFGNLMFLFFGTAKVQLWNEVPPMVVETKQQDGQHFTEVKNVEKEDGNVGGSRETLNLV, from the exons ATGTTCGAAAAGCGGCGCTGTTCAcgagaaatcgttgaaaatTTAAGTAGTCCCGTTATAGGCGTGCGACATATGCTGTGCCTGCTAATATTCTGCGGTCTGTGCTTGGTTTATGGCATGCGTGTCAATCTCTCAATGGCCATAGTAGCGATGATGGACAATACAGCTGCGAATCCGAACTTTCCA GAATACGCGTGGTCGGAGCAAACGAAGTCACATATACTAAGCAGCTTCTTCTTCGGCTACATATTTGCGCAAGTGCCTGCCGGCAGCTGGGCACGTCGCTACGGTGGCCGCCTACTGCTGTTCATAAGTGTAAGTTTTAGCAGTGCATTGGCGCTGCTCACGCCGCTTAGCGTCAGCGTGGGCGATTGGCCACTGCTCTGTGCGTTGCGTTTCTGTCAAGGCTTAGTGCAGGGCGTCACCTATCCAACTATAGCCACAATTATGGCCGAATGGGCGCCCATTGAGGAGCGCAGCGCTATGCTCACCTATTGCTGTTCGGGTCTGGAATTGGGTATAGTAATGATGCTGGCCAGCAGCGGCATGCTTTGCTCTTCGGATTGGGGTTGGCCAAGCACATTCTATATACCTGGTGCGCTCGGTTTAATATGGTCCGCCATTTGGTTTATATATGGTGCGAGTACACCGGgcaattgtaaatatattacgTTAGCCGAGCGCACACTAATCGCCACATCTTTGAAGCGTAACATGGCACAGAATGAGAGTAGTAAAGTGACACATCCGATACCGTGGTTGAAAATCTGCACTTCAAAACCATTTCTGGTGCTCATACTGAGTCAATGTGCATACAGTTGGTGTTTCTGGACTCTGTTGACGCAAATACCATCGTACATTAAAAGCATACTCGACAAAGACATACAAAGTAATGCAATCTATTCGGCACTGCCCTACCTCACAATGCTTGGGCTTTCGCTGGCGCTCTGTCCACTCGCCAGCTATTTGGAGAAATCGAAACGTTTGAATGCGACAGTGAGTCGCAAAATATTCAATACCATCGGTCAGTGGACGCCTGCGGTCACCCTAGTCTATCTAGGCTTTCTACACACCGATCAAGCTGATCTCGCCATTATACTGCTCACACTCACCGTTACTGTTAGCACTGTTACGCACTTTGGTTTTCAAGCTAATCATCTCGACTTGTCGCCACACTTCGCCGGTACTTTAATGGGCATCGCGAATTCGGCGTCGAATATGATGAGCGTTATTGCGCCGCTCGTGGTGGGCTACATCGTCACAGATACG AAAAATTTACATCAATGGCGCATAATTTTCTCTTTGGCGGGCGGTATTAGCTTTTTCGGTAATCTAATGTTTCTGTTTTTCGGCACTGCTAAAGTACAGTTGTGGAATGAAGTTCCGCCAATGGTCGTAGAAACGAAGCAGCAGGACGGGCAGCATTTCACGGAGGTGAAAAATGTAGAGAAGGAGGATGGCAATGTTGGTGGTTCGAGAGAGACTTTAAATTTAGTAtga
- the LOC126757196 gene encoding putative inorganic phosphate cotransporter — MVTTRRFSLEPNGNFKGKTIGFRHLQCLLISLGFSLLFAMRVNLSVAIVAMMDNKGSNPDFTEYHWSQQTKSHILSSFFCGYILVQIPAGGWARRFGGRLLLLLSVTLSSIFALITPLSVSLGGWQLLCMLRFCQGLCQGVTLPTIATLMSKWAPIEERSALQTYCYSGAQLGIVVMLATSGVLCSSSWGWPSTFYLPGLLGLVWSGLWLVFGASTPRHCKHISAGERAMIEESLGHDTKSAEFAKTHAVPWKQIFTSKPFLVLIFNHCTNNWCFWTLLTQIPSYINSVLGKDIKSNALLSSLPYITMLALSMICCPLASWLEKSKLLNATVSRKIFNTIGQWIPVVTLVSLGYLQPDQGDLAIILLTVTVAINTIGHFGYAVNHLDLAPNFAGTLMGIVNCSANVMSIIAPLVVGYIVTDTTNVYQWRIIFTVAGGMSFSGNLMFLIFGTAKQQPWNNPPQIVQEAEPLKSLGLDAKQLEREQEKV; from the exons ATGGTGACAACACGACGATTTTCACTTGAGCCGAATGGCAATTTCAAGGGTAAGACGATAGGATTTAGGCACTTGCAGTGTCTGCTCATATCCTTGGGCTTCAGTTTGCTCTTCGCCATGCGTGTAAATCTCTCTGTGGCCATTGTGGCTATGATGGACAATAAGGGCTCGAATCCAGACTTTACG GAATACCATTGGTCACAGCAGACGAAATCACATATACTGAGCAGCTTCTTCTGCGGTTACATTTTAGTGCAAATACCGGCCGGTGGTTGGGCGCGTCGCTTCGGTGGACGCTTACTACTGCTGCTCAGTGTCACGCTTAGCAGCATTTTCGCACTAATCACACCGCTTAGTGTCAGTTTGGGCGGTTGGCAACTGTTATGTATGCTGCGCTTCTGTCAGGGTCTGTGTCAAGGCGTTACGCTGCCGACCATAGCAACGCTGATGTCCAAATGGGCACCGATTGAGGAGCGTAGTGCCTTACAAACTTATTGCTATTCGGGCGCTCAGTTGGGTATAGTTGTGATGTTGGCCACCAGTGGTGTGCTTTGCTCCTCATCGTGGGGTTGGCCGAGCACTTTCTACCTACCCGGTTTGTTGGGTTTAGTTTGGTCGGGCCTGTGGCTAGTGTTCGGTGCAAGCACACCACGCCATTGCAAGCACATTTCGGCGGGTGAGCGTGCCATGATCGAGGAGTCGTTGGGACACGACACCAAGAGCGCTGAATTCGCTAAAACACATGCTGTGCCGTGGAAGCAAATATTTACGTCGAAACCATTTTTGGTGTTGATCTTCAATCATTGTACAAATAATTGGTGTTTCTGGACGCTGCTCACACAAATACCGTCGTACATTAACAGCGTACTCGGCAAGGACATCAAGAGTAATGCTTTGCTCTCGTCGCTGCCTTACATAACTATGTTGGCATTATCTATGATCTGCTGCCCGCTAGCGAGTTGGCTGGAGAAATCGAAATTGCTGAATGCAACCGTGAGTCGGAAGATCTTTAATACCATCGGTCAGTGGATACCGGTCGTCACGCTTGTGTCGCTCGGCTATCTGCAGCCAGATCAAGGCGATTTGGCAATCATTTTGTTAACCGTAACTGTTGCCATCAATACAATTGGCCACTTCGGCTACGCGGTGAACCATCTGGACTTGGCGCCCAACTTCGCCGGCACCCTTATGGGCATAGTCAACTGTTCGGCTAATGTGATGAGTATCATAGCACCGTTGGTGGTGGGTTACATCGTCACCGATACG ACAAACGTCTATCAGTGGCGCATAATCTTCACAGTGGCTGGCGGCATGAGCTTTTCGGGCAATCTGATGTTCCTGATTTTTGGTACCGCCAAACAGCAGCCATGGAATAACCCTCCACAAATCGTGCAGGAAGCAGAACCTCTCAAGAGTTTAGGCCTCGATGCAAAGCAGTTGGAAAGAGAGCAAGAGAAGGTTTGA